The Raphanus sativus cultivar WK10039 chromosome 2, ASM80110v3, whole genome shotgun sequence genome includes a region encoding these proteins:
- the LOC130508478 gene encoding uncharacterized protein LOC130508478 gives MKELAMLQKPIILDGGNFGHWKARMRHIIRGIDEDAWTAVEEGWTAPTVLMDDNTLGPKSKDKWTDSEKAASKFNSKALTVIFSAVDLDQFKIIQGCDSAKEAWDTLINHFEGNTSVRRTRIDHLASRFENLRMGDDEPIDGFISKISELANESSVLGKKYDEKDLVKKLLRCLPPRFEAYKAVLNIAVDTDEMKFDQLAGILKVHDLEKTDRLSNTPKSIAFAAESKEIDRVSNIEENLGLMARNFNKFVKRMEKGGNRSNSRFQRNVSDHSQRQDSSRNSKKKELQCHECEGYGHFRNECPLTKRKELKCIDCKGFGHTRAECPNNLKKEKSMMCFSDTDSESESDEEELHLNFMALLGEDKDQKQEDDSRTLIEDDNDDLNHDLETEYKELFNQFAELSLENLQLLKDKAMLKAQVNILELEKPAETVLNESDQELLSIKRAMIEQERVQKLFEMKVSHLSELLEKEVDKSKLLESQLTENHKKIRMLTTGTSTLDHLLTIGQCPSSNWGLGFRGSTSIQGEIAGKTTFVKELSKEETVKATEKVLNTSKSAENKRAPVIARRGNGCHFCGKCGHKVRYCYFRLQQYQRAWRMNLCFVEPSSYGSVWIAKRDLYPNYKERVSAVLHINADVSPTEAEVELNCNYVSVQPMINCVSNVAYTGAEGSSQIDSPWYFDSGCSKHMTGTQEYLDKVQFLKGGKVTFGDGGQGKIRGVGRTERADLPSLINVYYVEGLKANLISVSQLCDEGLEVIFNKIECRAVDEKGNIVLQGVRSGNNCYMWKPLDTCLSAVESKLDLWHRKLGHMNTNGLSRLVNAEVVRGVPELEKQTDTVCGGCCQGKQVKVQHKQISEIRSKKVLELVHMDLMGPITPNSIAGRRYIFVLVDDFSRYTWVDFLKNKSDALDSFRILALQLKQEKGGIIQIKSDHGGEFQNEEFDRFCQSQGIRHQYAAPRTPQQNGIVERKNRTLQEMARAMLCGNSVPSGFWAEAIETACYVINRVYVKPKTKTTPYELFKGKTPNLSHMHVFGCLCYILNDKDHLGKFDAKSDVGMFVGYSTHSSAYRIFNSRTKFIGDSVNVVFDDSIGFYQARVTQTIECETPKVTAPTPEDVKDESEDESEHDNVLVKLDNAKVHKNHSPDDVIGGVFGERVTRKKQIDFKEMVKLASFIVKMNTVECFVFLIEPKNLQEALEDEFWTDSMHQELEQFERLDVWALVPRPDNVNVIGTKWIHKNKTDEEGNVIRNKSRLVGQGYTQIEGVDFDETFAPVARLESIRLLFGMACNLRIKLYQMDVKSAFLNGVLQEEVYVEQPKGFEDPHFPDHVYKLKKALYGLKQAPRA, from the coding sequence ATGAAGGAACTAGCTATGCTGCAGAAGCCAATCATTCTTGATGGTGGAAACTTTGGTCACTGGAAAGCCAGAATGCGACACATAATCAGAGGGATCGACGAGGATGCATGGACTGCTGTTGAAGAAGGATGGACAGCGCCAACTGTCTTAATGGATGACAACACACTGGGTCCAAAGTCTAAAGATAAGTGGACCGACTCAGAGAAGGCAGCCTCAAAGTTCAACTCGAAAGCACTCACTGTGATTTTCTCAGCCGTGGACTTAGATCAGTTCAAGATCATTCAAGGCTGTGATTCCGCAAAAGAGGCGTGGGACACACTAATCAATCACTTCGAAGGAAATACTAGTGTTCGGAGAACCAGAATTGATCATCTAGCTTCAAGATTTGAGAATCTTCGAATGGGAGATGATGAACCCATTGATGGATTCATATCCAAGATCAGTGAACTGGCAAACGAGTCTTCCGTTCTAGGGAAGAAATACGATGAGAAAGACCTTGTGAAGAAACTACTTCGATGCTTGCCTCCTCGGTTTGAGGCTTACAAGGCAGTTCTGAATATTGCTGTTGATACTGATGAGATGAAGTTTGATCAGCTTGCTGGAATTCTGAAAGTGCATGACCTTGAGAAGACAGATCGTTTATCCAATACTCCAAAGAGCATTGCATTTGCTGCTGAATCAAAAGAGATTGACAGAGTCTCAAATATTGAGGAAAACTTGGGCTTAATGGCGAGAAACTTTAATAAGTTTGTCAAGAGAATGGAGAAAGGAGGGAATCGATCCAACAGCCGGTTTCAGAGGAATGTATCAGATCATAGTCAGCGACAGGACTCATCAAGGAACTCCAAAAAGAAGGAACTGCAGTGTCACGAGTGTGAGGGTTACGGACACTTTCGCAATGAATGTCCACTTACCAAACGGAAAGAACTGAAGTGCATTGACTGTAAAGGCTTTGGGCACACTCGAGCTGAATGCCCTAATAATCTCAAGAAAGAAAAGTCAATGATGTGCTTCAGTGATACGGACTCAGAGAGCGAAAGTGATGAAGAAGAACTGCACTTGAACTTTATGGCTCTACTCGGAGAAGACAAGGACCAGAAACAAGAAGATGATAGTAGGACGCTCATCGAAGATGACAATGATGATCTCAATCATGATCTGGAAACCGAGTACAAAGAACTGTTCAACCAGTTTGCAGAATTGAGTCTTGAGAACCTGCAGCTCCTCAAAGACAAAGCAATGTTAAAAGCTCAGGTCAATATACTTGAGTTGGAAAAACCAGCTGAGACTGTACTGAATGAATCTGATCAGGAACTCTTATCGATCAAAAGAGCTATGATAGAACAAGAGAGAGTTCAGAAGCTGTTTGAAATGAAGGTCAGTCACCTGAGTGAACTACTTGAAAAAGAAGTGGATAAAAGCAAGCTGCTTGAGAGTCAACTCACTGAGAATCACAAGAAGATAAGGATGTTGACTACAGGAACCTCAACACTGGATCATCTCTTAACCATTGGACAATGTCCGAGCTCAAATTGGGGACTTGGATTTCGAGGCTCAACTTCAATACAAGGTGAAATTGCAGGGAAAACTACCTTTGTCAAAGAACTTTCTAAAGAGGAAACTGTGAAAGCAACTGAGAAAGTCCTAAATACAAGTAAGTCTGCTGAGAATAAACGAGCTCCAGTGATTGCAAGGCGTGGCAATGGATGTCATTTTTGTGGCAAGTGTGGTCATAAAGTCAGGTACTGTTACTTTCGTCTACAACAGTATCAACGAGCCTGGAGGATGAACTTGTGTTTTGTGGAACCATCTTCCTACGGATCAGTATGGATAGCTAAAAGGGATTTGTACCCAAACTACAAGGAGCGGGTATCAGCTGTGTTACACATCAATGCTGATGTCTCACCTACAGAGGCAGAAGTTGAACTCAACTGCAACTATGTCAGTGTGCAACCAATGATTAACTGTGTGAGTAATGTTGCTTACACAGGTGCAGAGGGCAGTAGTCAAATAGACTCTCCATGGTACTTTGACAGTGGATGCTCTAAGCATATGACTGGTACTCAGGAATATCTTGACAAAGTTCAGTTCCTCAAAGGAGGGAAAGTTACATTCGGAGATGGTGGACAAGGAAAAATTCGTGGAGTCGGCAGGACAGAACGAGCAGATCTTCCTAGTCTCATCAATGTGTACTACGTCGAGGGTCTCAAAGCAAATCTCATCAGTGTGAGCCAACTCTGTGATGAAGGATTGGAAGTGATCTTTAATAAAATTGAATGTCGAGCAGTTGATGAAAAAGGAAATATTGTTCTTCAGGGAGTTCGATCTGGTAATAATTGCTATATGTGGAAGCCATTAGATACGTGTTTGTCTGCAGTTGAGTCAAAGTTGGATCTGTGGCACAGGAAACTTGGTCATATGAACACGAATGGACTAAGTAGATTAGTTAATGCTGAAGTTGTTAGAGGAGTTCCTGAACTGGAGAAGCAAACCGATACAGTATGTGGAGGATGTTGTCAAGGCAAGCAAGTGAAGGTCCAACACAAGCAGATATCAGAGATCAGATCAAAGAAAGTGCTTGAACTTGTTCACATGGATCTGATGGGACCAATCACACCGAATAGCATTGCGGGAAGAAGATATATCTTTGTCCTGGTAGATGACTTCTCTAGATACACATGGGTGGATTTCCTGAAAAACAAGTCTGATGCTTTAGACAGTTTTCGTATACTAGCTCTCCAACTTAAACAAGAAAAGGGTGGGATCATTCAGATAAAGAGTGATCATGGAGGAGAATTTCAGAATGAAGAATTTGATAGATTTTGTCAAAGTCAGGGAATACGACATCAGTATGCAGCTCCTAGAACACCTCAACAGAATGGTATAGTGGAAAGAAAGAATCGAACCCTTCAGGAGATGGCTAGAGCAATGTTGTGCGGCAACAGTGTACCATCTGGCTTCTGGGCGGAAGCAATCGAGACAGCATGTTACGTGATCAATCGAGTGTATGTGAAACCCAAAACCAAGACCACACCATACGAGCTGTTCAAAGGAAAAACTCCCAATCTGAGTCATATGCATGTCTTCGGATGTCTATGCTATATCCTGAATGATAAGGATCACTTAGGGAAGTTTGATGCAAAGAGCGATGTGGGGATGTTTGTTGGATACTCTACACATAGCTCGGCATATAGAATCTTTAATTCACGCACGAAGTTCATTGGAGACAGTGTGAATGTCGTCTTTGATGACAGCATTGGTTTCTATCAGGCCAGAGTCACACAAACAATTGAATGTGAGACACCGAAAGTCACTGCTCCGACTCCTGAAGATGTGAAGGATGAGTCAGAAGATGAGAGTGAACATGACAATGTTCTAGTGAAACTTGATAATGCAAAAGTACACAAAAATCATTCACCAGATGACGTCATCGGTGGTGTATTTGGTGAGAGAGTCACTCGTAAGAAGCAAATTGACTTCAAAGAGATGGTCAAATTGGCAAGCTTTATTGTGAAGATGAACACTGTAGAGTGTTTTGTCTTCCTGATCGAACCTAAGAATCTGCAAGAAGCATTGGAAGATGAATTCTGGACAGACTCAATGCATCAAGAACTTGAGCAGTTTGAAAGGTTAGATGTTTGGGCGCTGGTACCTAGACCCGACAATGTGAACGTCATTGGGACTAAATGGATCCACAAGAACAAGACAGATGAGGAAGGTAATGTCATCCGGAACAAGTCTAGGTTGGTTGGACAAGGATATACACAGATAGAGGGTGTAGACTTTGATGAGACCTTTGCTCCAGTGGCTAGACTGGAATCTATCAGACTTCTCTTCGGGATGGCCTGCAATCTTCGGATAAAGTTGTATCAAATGGATGTTAAGAGTGCCTTCTTAAATGGTGTACTGCAAGAGGAAGTGTATGTTGAACAGCCAAAAGGATTTGAAGATCCACACTTTCCAGATCATGTCTACAAACTCAAAAAGGCTCTTTATGGGCTCAAGCAAGCTCCACGAGCCTGA
- the LOC108839604 gene encoding uncharacterized protein LOC108839604 translates to MNPANATAKEAEGGGNGEEYEVGKMYEVKLTTGIEFKGIVLAYDSDQRVVIFQEGAMRETGKSMTTRTVKANFISEARFMRKLNDPLASNKKKRFIDLSGLIKKEAVAIRKIESIGVGVTAEAQKIFDAFSKTHRVKWDNKDIVINEDVRISSPYHSDCVTGGARAANDQMKKVLKIVRAKLQLSSDT, encoded by the exons ATGAATCCAGCAAATGCGACGGCGAAGGAAGCCGAAGGTGGAGGAAACGGTGAGGAGTACGAGGTGGGGAAGATGTACGAGGTGAAGCTGACGACTGGAATCGAGTTCAAGGGGATCGTCTTGGCTTACGACTCCGATCAACGCGTCGTCATCTTC CAAGAGGGAGCGATGCGGGAAACTGGCAAATCGATGACTACACGGACGGTGAAAGCGAACTTCATATCCGAGGCCAGGTTCATGAGGAAGTTAAACGATCCACTCGCTTCGAACAAGAAGAAGCGTTTCATTGATCTCAGTGGACTCATAAAGAAAGAGGCAGTCGCTATTAG GAAAATCGAGAGCATCGGTGTTGGTGTTACTGCAGAGGCGCAGAAGATCTTCGACGCTTTCTCTAAGAC GCATCGTGTCAAGTGGGATAACAAAGACATAGTGATAAATGAAGATGTGCGTATTTCTAGCCCTTACCATTCTGATTGTGTCACTGGAGGAGCTCGTGCTGCCAATGATCAAATGAAGAAAGTG CTGAAGATCGTGAGAGCGAAGCTGCAACTCAGTAGTGACACATGA
- the LOC108839606 gene encoding glycine-rich RNA-binding protein 5, mitochondrial-like, translating to MAFLSKVGRIFSQTSSHVTASLQSIRCMSSSKSKFSSKVFVGGISYNTDELGLREAFSKYGQVVDAKIVVDRETGKSRGFGFVTFTSNKEATNAINMINTQYLHGRRLTVYYATERGSPSGGRYSRRGSFISLGAKFTFFPARGYRGGSSYGGFDDKFSSNEPLGNDTDHQLESAVDEQFGGSDNQFGGSEKGQTEVGPDGFDQTDDVAKRA from the exons ATGGCTTTCTTAAGTAAAGTTGGAAGGATATTTAGCCAGACTAGCTCTCATGTCACTGCCTCGCTACAGAGCATCCGTTGCATGTCTTCTTCAAAGAGCAAGTTTTCTTCAAAAGTCTTTGTTGGAG GTATCTCCTACAACACTGATGAGCTTGGCTTGAGAGAAGCTTTTAGCAAATATGGACAAGTTGTTGATG CCAAAATTGTTGTGGACCGTGAAACTGGTAAATCGAGGGGTTTTGGTTTCGTGACATTTACTTCTAACAAGGAGGCTACTAATGCCATAAACATGATAAATACACAG TACCTTCATGGTCGAAGACTTACTGTGTACTACGCTACTGAAAGAGGAAGTCCAAGTGGTGGTCGTTATTCACGACGCGgttcttttatttctcttggagcaaaatttactttttttccAGCTCGCGGTTACCGAGGTGGCTCTTCTTATGGTGGCTTTGATGACAAGTTTAGCAGCAACGAACCACTAGGCAATGATACGGATCATCAGCTTGAAAGCGCCGTCGATGAACAGTTTGGTGGCAGTGACAATCAGTTCGGTGGTTCAGAGAAGGGTCAAACAGAGGTTGGTCCAGATGGATTTGATCAGACTGACGATGTTGCCAAGAGAGCTTAA